Proteins encoded by one window of Panicum virgatum strain AP13 chromosome 7N, P.virgatum_v5, whole genome shotgun sequence:
- the LOC120681435 gene encoding rhomboid-like protein 19: MMESQPLQEPTATAPAAGEETAGAPPAVVPGKEFTRTCKGLVVLLIGGYVLLQLLPSSLNYLAIIPSKTIPYVWTVFTAGYIEQVLPGAIGSSLGLLFCGKDIEPVWGRKEFLKFIILVNSICGILAFCFAIGLYYVTGKESFLVTPLSGFHGCLAGFLVALKQLLPNLELPMCFFWKIKAKWMPFFVVCFSSIMAFIVPDSINFLPTLVSGMYVSWLYLRYFQRNPLTGLRGDPSDDFSFPSLFPAAMRPVTDPVANLFDRMLCARSRPSEVALPVSDPTKASRRRERGERVLEERLAGDHAADTEAPARGHGTAED; this comes from the exons ATGATGGAGAGCCAGCCGCTGCAGGAACCTACGGCCACGGCCCCGGCCGCCGGAGAAGAAACAGCcggagcgccgcccgccgtc GTCCCCGGCAAGGAGTTCACCCGCACCTGCAAGGGCCTCGTCGTCCTGCTCATCGGCGGATACGTGCTGCTGCAGCTCCTCCCCTCGTCACTTAACTACCTCGCTATCATCCCCTCAAA GACAATCCCGTACGTATGGACTGTCTTCACGGCTGGTTACATCGAACAAGTCCTTCCAGGG GCTATCGGCAGTTCTCTTGGTCTTCTCTTCTGCGGGAAGGACATCGAACCAGTATGGGGCCGCAAGGAGTTCCTGAAGTTCATTATTTTGGTCAACTCCATATGTGGAATCCTTGCATTCTGCTTTGCTATTGGACTCTACTATGTCACAGGAAAGGAGAGCTTCCT TGTCACACCACTTTCTGGTTTCCATGGTTGCCTCGCTGGCTTTCTTGTGGCCCTGAAGCAGCTGTTACCAAACCTTGAGCTCCCCATGTGCTTTTTCTGGAAAATAAAGGCAAAG TGGATGCCATTCTTTGTTGTATGTTTCTCAAGCATCATGGCCTTCATCGTGCCTGATTCCATTAACTTCCTACCAACTTTGGTGTCCGGGATGTATGTCAGCTGGCTTTATCTTAGATACTTCCAAAGGAACCCACTGACTGGACTTAGGGGTGATCCAAGTGATGACTTCTCCTTCCCCAGTTTGTTCCCAGCTGCCATGCG ACCAGTGACAGATCCTGTCGCCAATCTGTTTGATAGGATGCTGTGTGCAAGGTCTAGGCCTTCCGAAGTGGCCCTCCCAGTTTCAGATCCTACCAAGGCTTCAAGAAGAAG GGAGCGTGGCGAGAGGGTGCTGGAGGAAAGGTTGGCTGGCGATCATGCTGCTGACACAGAAGCCCCAGCTCGCGGCCACGGCACCGCTGAAGATTGA